The stretch of DNA TGTGTTGTTCTAGTTTCTTGCTTAAATCATTAATCTGAGAATCATATTTAGGATCCAAATCCTAACATGAAAATTACAATAGAAGATGCCATTTTACACataattgtaagtttgtaacttgtaagtgtCCAACGTTGACATTCGACTTCGAGCTAGTTATTTGAtccacaaaatcataaaaatagaCTGCAAATAGTCAAGCAAAGCGCCCCACGTGATTACACAACAACTTGCTATACAAACTTTGATAtatctgtttattttataatctacttgttgataatataatttcatatatactCTCTTCCCTTAATTtaatccatttttttaaaaaagcttaACATGCCATATAAATCGTGAAGCGACGACTTCAATAAATACCAGACTAATCTCGTATTGTCGAGCTCTTCTCATCTATACTTACTTGACATGGCTATTTCTAAAATAACCCTTGGAATCATATTTTTACTTCTCGGGCTCACTGATACGTTATCTGCTGTATCGAATAATTGCAAGTTCCCGGCAGTTTACAACTTTGGAGATTCGAATTCTGATACCGGAGCTATTTCTGCAGCTATCGGAGAGGTTCCTCCACCGAATGGCGTTGCCTTTTTTGGAAGATCCGTTGGACGACATTCTGATGGCCGTCTCATTATAGATTTCATTAGTAagtaatctttgttttttttttaaaaaaaaaaaaaaaatccttttctACACATTCAACTATGTCTACAATGgttttgtatttaaattttgtgttttcaaTTTGTTGGTAATTTTGCTTAGTAGAGGACAAAGCATATTTTCCTATGGTTATTGAATTGATCTTGGCAAATGGCGATATATTGGTTATGATTTTTGGCAGCTGAAAATCTCACGTTACCGTATCTAACACCGTACTTGGATTCTGTTGGAGCTAATTACCGGCATGGTGCTAATTTTGCGACTGGTGGTTCTTGCATTCGCCCGACCGTTGCTTGTTTTAGCCCATTCCATCTTGGGACTCAAGTGTCCCAATTCATTCACTTCAAGACTCGTACCTTGTCTCTCTATAGCCAAACCAAAGGTAAGTTACACCGGCTAACTCATACAAATTATCAAACCggaattcaaaacaaaataccaGCCTTATATATACATGTTGACAATTCGTTTTTAGGGCCTTAGGAAAAACTCCATTCTGCAAAGGAGTCCTTGCACGGCCCAAAGATTTCTCAAAAGCACTTTATACATTGGATATCGGCCAGAATGATCTCGCGGTTGGGTTCCAAAACATGACAGAGGAACAACTCAAAGCAACCATACCCACTATCATCGAAAACTTCACCATTGCCTTAAAAGTAAGCATATAAATTATTGTTACGCTTATGGGAGAGTTCAGAAATGAATCACTATAATCATGGTTTACAAcatactttgtttgtttccttaGTTGTTGTACAAAGAAGGAGCAAGATTCTTCTCAATTCATAACACCGGACCAACAGGTTGTTTACCGTATCTTCTGAAATCTTTTCCGGCTACACCGCGAGATCAATACGGTTGTTTGAAGCCTTTAAACAATGTGGCAATTGAGTTCAACAAGCaactcaagaacaaaatcaCTGAACTAAACAAGGAGTTACCTTCTTCCCTCTTTACTTATGTTGACGTCTACTCGGCCAAGTACAACTTGATCATCAAAGCCAAAAATCTCGGTAAGCACTTAACCAAGAACCAATTAAACCAAGCCTCATAATTTTCTGGTTTTCCTTGGtttcatttaataaaatctaaatgCAGGTGTTGTGGATCCATTTGATTATTGTTGCGTTGGGGCGATCGGACGGGGAATGGGATGTGGGAAGACAATATTTCCAAATGGGACAGGACTTTATAGTACTTCCTGCAAAAGCCCTACAAATTTCATAAGTTGGGATGGTATACATTACACCGAAACCGCGAATATGCTAGTCGCAAACCGAATCCTCGATGGTTCGATATCAGATCCACC from Camelina sativa cultivar DH55 chromosome 9, Cs, whole genome shotgun sequence encodes:
- the LOC104715071 gene encoding GDSL esterase/lipase At3g27950 — translated: MAISKITLGIIFLLLGLTDTLSAVSNNCKFPAVYNFGDSNSDTGAISAAIGEVPPPNGVAFFGRSVGRHSDGRLIIDFITENLTLPYLTPYLDSVGANYRHGANFATGGSCIRPTVACFSPFHLGTQVSQFIHFKTRTLSLYSQTKGKTPFCKGVLARPKDFSKALYTLDIGQNDLAVGFQNMTEEQLKATIPTIIENFTIALKLLYKEGARFFSIHNTGPTGCLPYLLKSFPATPRDQYGCLKPLNNVAIEFNKQLKNKITELNKELPSSLFTYVDVYSAKYNLIIKAKNLGVVDPFDYCCVGAIGRGMGCGKTIFPNGTGLYSTSCKSPTNFISWDGIHYTETANMLVANRILDGSISDPPLPTQKACKLTKI